In Tautonia rosea, the genomic window TTTCCATCGCCGACAGAATTTCGCCGATGGCCGCGCCCATGTATTCATTGATCAGCTCGGCCGTGGGGTTGGCCTTCACCGCCTCGGCCTTGGCCTTGACCTCCTCATCGGCCCTGGCGGGCGCAAGGGCCGTAACTCCCAGAGTGAACACCGACACGAGGACCATCGCGAGCAGTCGATATCGCATGAATTCTCCTTCAAGATGCGGACGTCGGGGGGGCACACTACGGCTCGGGGGTTCGTGACCCGTTTGAGGCTGCGCAAAAACTCTCCCTTTGCGGGAGCCCGCTCCCGAGAGCCCCGACCGACCGAGCATACGGTTCATATTAGAACGACTCTCCGTTGCCTTTCGCCAGCAGATTCTGAAAGTCCTCCAACAATCATCTTGAACCCCGGACCCTTGTCTGGCAATTCTGGGAGAATCATTGGAATCAAACATTTCTCCGATCCTCAGGAGTGCCCTTCGTGGTTGCGATTTTGATCAGTTCTGCCCTCCTGTTGCTGGAGCCCCCCTCGGTGCCTTCTCCCGCGTTCTTCGTGGCCCACCGCGGCGAGTCGGCCGATGCCCCGGAAAACACCCTGGCCGCCTTCAACCTTGCGTGGCAACGCGGCGTCCCGGCCATCGAGCTTGACGTCCATCTGACCGCCGACGACCGCCTGATCGTCATTCACGACGCCTCCACCAAACGTACGACCGGCGTCGATCTCCTCGTCAAGGAGTCCACCCTCGATCAGCTCTCCTCGCTCGATGCCGGCTCGTGGAAAGGCGAACCATGGGCCGGCGAACCCCTCCCTACCCTCGAAGACGTCCTCGCCACCATTCCCGACGGTGGTCTCTGTCTGATTGAGGTCAAGGTCGGACCCGAAGCCGTTCCGGCGCTCGTCCGGGCCGTCGAAGCCTCGGGCAAGTCCCCCGACCAGCTCGCCGTCATCAGCTTCAACGCCGAGACCCTCGCCGAGGCCAAGCGACAGCTCCCCGATTTGCCCATGTACTTCCTCTCCGGATTCCGCCGCGACGAGCAGACCGGCGCCTGGACCCCCTCCCCCCAGGCCCTGATTGACCAGGCCATCGCCATCAACGCCGATGGCCTGGACCTCGCTTACCGCGGACCAATCGACGCCGATTTCGTCCAACGCGTTCGAGACGCCGGCCTCTCCGTCCACGTCTGGACCGTCGACGACCCCGACGACGCCCGCCGATTCCTCGATCTCCGCGTCGATTCCATCACCACCAACCGCGCTGCCTGGCTCCGAGAACAGCTTACTCCCACCGACCAACCCCGCTGATTCCTCGCCTTCCGAACCTCTCCCGTTTGTTGTCCCGAACCCCAACTCGCCAGGCTTCCTTCCTCTCCTGAGAATCCTGGCAATCACAAAGCTTTCGATCTCTTTTTTGTCTGCCCTGTTGCTCCGAGATGTTAGCACGAGCGCCTCGATGTTGTGGAGGCGTGCTGGCGGAGTCTGCCCATGTCGATCTCCCACCACCCGAGCGAAGACTCGATGGCGCGCTGGAACGAAGTCGAGGCCCTCTTCGATTCCATTCGAAACCTCGACCCCGCCCAACGCCTCGATCAGCTCAAACACCTGAAAAACGCCGACCCGATTCTTGTCGCCTGGGTCGAGGCCCTCCTCGAAGCCGATGCCCTTGCCCGGGTCCTCGGGGAAGAGCCGGGTGATGACACCGAGGTCGATACCCGGGTGATTGATGAGCCTCCAGACGATTTCGCCCTCGCTCCCGGTGACCAGGTCGGCCCGTACTTCATCCTCGGTACCATCGGCCACGGCGGCATGGGATCGGTCTACCTCGCCGTCCGAGAAACCGAGCCGCTTCAGTTCGTCGCTCTGAAACAGATCCGATATGGTGCAACTCCCGACCTGATCCGGCGCTTCCACGCCGAACGGCAGTTGCTCGCCCACTTCAAACACCCTCATATTGTTCGCCTGCTCGACAGCGGCACGGGTGAGACTGGCGCGCCCTATCTGGTGATGGAGTTCATCGACGGACCGAATCTCAGTGCGATTTCCGTTCGCGGTTCCCTGAACCATCGTCAGATCACCACCCTCGTTCGCGACATTGCCCTGGCCATCGACCACGCTCATGACCACGGGATCGTCCATCGCGATCTGAAACCCTCCAACATCCTCATCTCCAAAGATGGCGTGCCCAAGGTCTCCGATTTCGGCCTCGCGCGACCCATCATCCGTCAAGGGGAGACCATCTTTACCCACCCTGGTGCGATCGTTGGCACCCCCTCCTTCTCCGCTCCCGAACAGATTGGTGCTCGAAACGGTCGCAACTTACCGACAGTCGACATTTACAGCCTCGGCGCGATCCTCTACTTCCTCCTCGCCGGCCGACCGCCTTACCTCGGGGGAACTCATGTAGAACTGTGCATGAAAGTGCTCAACGAGGAACCTCGGCCGCCGCGGGCTTACTGTCGGCACGCTCCCTACGACCTCGAAACGATCGCCCTGAAGGCAATGGCTCGCAACCCCTCCGAGCGTTTCCTCACCGCCGGAGCCATGGCCGAGCAACTTCAACGCTACCTCGATGGTCTCCCCCTGACCATCCGCCGCCC contains:
- a CDS encoding glycerophosphodiester phosphodiesterase, with translation MVAILISSALLLLEPPSVPSPAFFVAHRGESADAPENTLAAFNLAWQRGVPAIELDVHLTADDRLIVIHDASTKRTTGVDLLVKESTLDQLSSLDAGSWKGEPWAGEPLPTLEDVLATIPDGGLCLIEVKVGPEAVPALVRAVEASGKSPDQLAVISFNAETLAEAKRQLPDLPMYFLSGFRRDEQTGAWTPSPQALIDQAIAINADGLDLAYRGPIDADFVQRVRDAGLSVHVWTVDDPDDARRFLDLRVDSITTNRAAWLREQLTPTDQPR